A window of Methanocaldococcus vulcanius M7 genomic DNA:
AATTATTGCAGAGGCAGCGAAAGAATTAGGAATCGAGCCAATTGACGAACATCCATTCAAGAAGTTAGTATAAATTATTTTTCTTTTTTCTTTTTTATTTTTTTCTGGTTCTATATATGTAAATATTGGTATAATATACCTTCAAAAATAATATATATTTATGAATTTGATAAACATAATAAATATAAATAATATGAAAATAAAAACTTGTGGTTTTTATGAGGGTTGCTTACTCTCGAATAAACAGCCCTATTATTGTGGGATCTATTTTAATGATAGAAGGAGTTATATTTTTAATTGTTTCATTGGTTGTTTGTAATTTCTATTTAGATTATGGTCTAATTTCTATTAAAAGAGATTTTTAATATTTTGCTTGTTTTATTTGGTGTTGGAGTATTATTTGGAATTTATTTGTCTAAACGTTTATTAGAAAAAGGAGAGATTAATGATTATGTAATATTTGAAAAAAAGTGTTTGGAAAATTTTTTGAAGTATTTTTTATTCTCTTTTCCTTTAATAATTATGCTTTCAGCAGTATTGATTAAATATGTTATTGTGTCCTCTACATCTTACACTGAGATAGAGAGCATATTTTTACTATCTATATGGAGTTATGGAGGAGGAGTTTGTTTTTCGTTGGGTTGGAGGATATTGAAGGAAAAAAATAAAAAATAGTTATTCACTGTTTGAAAGTGGAATATCATAAACTATATCTTCGATTTTGAAGTCCAATCTCAAATTACTTATATTATTTGGTGGATTAAATAACCAGTATCCATTAATTTCTTGATATATGCCAAGATCTACATCATCTAAACCGCCGATTTTCCAATATTTGGTGTTGTTGTGGATTAAACACACTGCCATAGGGGAGAATTCATAGTCATCTTGATTTAAGTTTTTAACTATAAAATCTACCCTAAACGCTTTTTTTATTTTTCCTGTGGTGTTATCATAAATTCTACAATAACCATACTCTTTTACAGTAAATTTGATTCCTGTTTCGTTTCTATACTGCTCTATATTTGTTTTAATAGAATGTTCGTGATATTCATTTTCAAGAATATGCTGTATCTCTTCGGGAGAGTATTTTTCGATAGTTCCATAGATTGTTTTAGAGATTGAAATGTTTCCTGATTTGAATGTTAAGACAAACTTTGCAGTGTCGTAGAAACCCTTAATTTGTGGTAGTTTAATTTCATAGAATTTGGAAGTTGTTTGAAGTTCGTTTATGTTGTATGTTCTGTTATACAATAAACCGCTGTCATCATATATTGTTAATATAACTTCTCCATTTTTGGGTTTTGCGATACTTCCATTTTCATAAATTAAATTAAACTGAATTTTTGTAGCATTTCCCTCCCTAACTAAATACATGCAGTTTATTTCTTTTATTTTTGGAGTTTGAATTTCTACGGGTTTGGACATCTGTTCATTTTTTACAACATTTTTATTTTCAGAGATGTTTGTGTTGTTCATTTGGTTTTGGCTTGTTGTGCATCCACAAAATACAAGGGAGAAGGTAATAACTGCCAAAATAAAAAGTATCTTTTTCATATTCTCACCTATCTTTAAGTGTAGTATTTTGTATTAACATTAATTTTTTGTGTTGCTATATTTTTATATTTTGTTGTCCTTAGATATATTAACAAGAATAACAGTGAATAATAATGAATGAATAATGAAGAATAAAAAGGACGATGAGGTTATGAAATTAAATAAAAAAATTAAATAAAATAGTAATCAATTTAATAATAGTAATAAATATATTGATAAACAAAATTAATAAACAAAAGCAAAAAATAAGAAAAAAAGAAAAAAATGGTTGTATTTTAATCACTTTTATTCTTTTAAGGCAGGAATAACTTTCTTACCTATTAATTTGATTGCTGTTTCCTTGTTTGGTCCAATTGGAGAACCAGCAACGATTTGAGTAACTCCCATTTCAGCTAATTTTTTACATTTTTCAACAACTTCTTCAGGAGTTCCATAGATTGAAAATGCCTCTAACATCTTGTCATCAACGTTCTTGAATGCTTCTGGGAAGTTTCCTGATTTTAAAGCATTTCTTATTGCTTCAACTTTCTCCATGTCAATTCCATGTCTCTCTAAGACAACTGGAGGAGAACCAGCTGCAATGAAAGCAACAACTGGAATTGCTGCCTGTTTTGCTTTATCTGCCTTTTTATCTACTGACATACATGCGTAGGCAGCAACATCGATCTCATCCATACTTCTTCCAGCTGCCTCAGCTCCCTTCTTAATTAATGGAATTGCAACTTCGAAGTCCTTTGGATTTGATGCGTTGATTAAGACCCCATCAGCAATCATTCCAGCTGTTTCTAACATCTTTGGTCCTTGAGCACCCATGTAGATTGGAACTTTTTCTTGGATTGGTTTTACAGCTAAGGAAGCTCCAGCTATTTTAACAACTTTTCCTTCGAAAGAGACCCTTTCTCCTGCCAATAATTTTCTCATAACTTCTATTGATTCTTTTAAGGTTGTAACTGGTTTAACCCATTCAATTCCTAAAGCGTCAAATGTTGCTTTATCTCCAGGACCAATTCCTAAGACGGCTCTTCCTCCTGATAGTTCATCTAAGGTTGCAATTGCTGAAGCAGTTATTGCTGGACTTCTAACGTATGGGTTGGTAACTCCTGGACCTAATTTTATTTTGTTAGTGTTCATTGAAATTGCAGTTAAAGCCATGTAAACGTTTCTGTTGTTGTAGTGATCTGTTATCCAACAGTATTCAAATCCATTGTCCTCTGCTAACTTAACATAATAACAGAGTTTTTGTATTGGTTCATTTGGAACAAATTCAATACCGAATTTCACGATCTCACCTTTTGTTTTTTGTTATTAACCACAATTATTATATTATCGTTTTATGGTAGTAATTAAGTTTTCTATTTACCGCAAATCGAAAAATATTTATAGGGGTAAAAATTTTTGATTGGGGCATTAACTTATCTAAACAAAATCAAATAAAATTAAAAATTTAAAAATATCCATCAACAAGGTAAGTGATAAAGTAAATAAAACAAATAA
This region includes:
- the mer gene encoding 5,10-methylenetetrahydromethanopterin reductase, whose product is MKFGIEFVPNEPIQKLCYYVKLAEDNGFEYCWITDHYNNRNVYMALTAISMNTNKIKLGPGVTNPYVRSPAITASAIATLDELSGGRAVLGIGPGDKATFDALGIEWVKPVTTLKESIEVMRKLLAGERVSFEGKVVKIAGASLAVKPIQEKVPIYMGAQGPKMLETAGMIADGVLINASNPKDFEVAIPLIKKGAEAAGRSMDEIDVAAYACMSVDKKADKAKQAAIPVVAFIAAGSPPVVLERHGIDMEKVEAIRNALKSGNFPEAFKNVDDKMLEAFSIYGTPEEVVEKCKKLAEMGVTQIVAGSPIGPNKETAIKLIGKKVIPALKE